One segment of Gammaproteobacteria bacterium DNA contains the following:
- a CDS encoding esterase-like activity of phytase family protein: MPRRLLLICILMVGLNASTCATQEFKTTPITLADQVSVGEVYAGIRLLGALRLANTEINGQRLCGLSGLAWDEDASILYALSDFGALFHLRPEFSEQGYLTGVQLMAAYPLRDSRDQPLRFPYNDAEGLAIRNGENAIQNDTELLVSYERRPRVVRYTPTGHRQGDEKLPAPLRNRRHYRDENQALEAITIHPRWGPLVGTEVSLRNEPSDQVRLFQLDGGRSWSYPLGPAPESALVDMAALPDGSLLTLERAFVAPLRPLIISLRRTELPTPGKAALLNVANVAVFDSSQGWLLDNFEGLTRHREQRFFMISDDNCSAWQSTFLVYFELLPVPQEKAPR; encoded by the coding sequence ATGCCTCGTCGCTTATTACTGATTTGCATCTTGATGGTTGGACTAAACGCCAGCACCTGCGCGACCCAGGAGTTTAAGACAACCCCGATTACGTTGGCCGATCAGGTTAGCGTCGGGGAAGTTTACGCCGGGATTCGCCTGCTGGGTGCATTGCGGTTGGCCAATACCGAAATCAATGGACAACGGTTGTGCGGTCTATCGGGATTAGCCTGGGACGAGGACGCCAGCATTCTGTATGCTCTCTCCGACTTTGGCGCCCTGTTTCACTTGCGACCGGAATTCAGCGAGCAGGGCTATTTGACGGGAGTTCAGTTGATGGCGGCTTATCCTCTGCGGGACAGCCGTGACCAGCCATTGCGATTTCCCTACAACGATGCCGAAGGTCTAGCCATACGCAATGGCGAAAACGCCATTCAGAACGACACAGAATTGCTGGTCTCCTATGAAAGAAGGCCCAGAGTGGTTCGCTACACGCCAACCGGCCATCGGCAGGGTGACGAAAAATTACCCGCGCCGCTCAGGAATCGACGCCACTATCGCGATGAAAATCAGGCGTTGGAAGCCATCACGATTCACCCACGCTGGGGGCCGTTGGTCGGAACGGAAGTGTCACTACGCAACGAGCCGTCGGATCAGGTTCGCCTCTTTCAACTCGATGGTGGCCGCTCCTGGAGCTATCCTCTCGGTCCTGCGCCGGAAAGCGCGCTGGTCGACATGGCGGCTCTGCCGGATGGCAGTCTTCTGACCCTGGAACGGGCCTTTGTCGCGCCTTTACGTCCCCTGATTATCAGTCTGCGCCGGACCGAATTGCCCACGCCGGGAAAAGCAGCGCTACTGAATGTCGCCAATGTGGCGGTTTTCGATAGCAGTCAGGGCTGGTTGCTGGACAATTTCGAGGGTCTGACCCGTCACCGGGAGCAGCGATTTTTCATGATCAGCGATGATAACTGCAGCGCCTGGCAATCGACCTTTCTGGTTTATTTCGAGCTATTGCCCGTTCCCCAGGAAAAAGCGCCGCGCTGA
- a CDS encoding GlsB/YeaQ/YmgE family stress response membrane protein, producing MDLIGFLLIGLVAGWIATNFMRGSGMGLGGNLVIGVVGAFVGGFLFRLIGFAAVGLIGHLITATVGAMALLYVVRVLKKA from the coding sequence ATGGATCTGATCGGATTTCTGTTAATTGGCTTGGTGGCGGGCTGGATTGCCACGAATTTCATGCGCGGCAGCGGCATGGGACTGGGCGGTAATCTGGTGATTGGCGTGGTCGGCGCGTTTGTTGGCGGATTTCTATTCCGCCTGATCGGCTTCGCCGCTGTGGGTCTGATCGGCCATCTCATCACCGCAACCGTGGGGGCGATGGCTCTGTTGTACGTGGTGCGGGTTTTGAAGAAAGCTTAA
- a CDS encoding type II toxin-antitoxin system HicB family antitoxin has translation MNHKLTVIYWKSEHFWLGKLLEHPEIMTQGETLEELEENLLDAYRAMILDDVPEDHGIKELTYEA, from the coding sequence ATGAACCATAAACTGACCGTCATCTACTGGAAAAGCGAACACTTTTGGTTGGGTAAACTACTTGAACACCCGGAAATTATGACGCAAGGTGAAACACTCGAAGAGCTTGAAGAAAATCTTCTCGATGCCTATCGAGCTATGATTTTGGATGATGTGCCGGAGGATCATGGAATTAAAGAATTAACCTATGAAGCGTAA
- a CDS encoding class III poly(R)-hydroxyalkanoic acid synthase subunit PhaC has translation MIGLTSEQIATEIEAFSARLTQGSRVLAGLGEIESGVSAREVIYQEDKLTLYRYQPRAQNLHPVPLLIVYALVNRPYMMDLQEDRSMIRGLLDAGLDVYLIDWGYPDAGDRSLTLADYIHRYIDHCVEVLRERHGTDVINLLGVCQGGALSLCFAALYPAKIRNLVTMVTPVDFQTPDNLLSQLIRYVDVDLLVDTLGNLPGQMLNFAFLSLSPFRLAGQKYVDLTDAFDDAQALKNFLRMEKWIFDSPDQAGEAFRQFAKDFFQQNKLVKGEVVIGDRRVDLHEVVMPVLNVYATQDHLVPPSASRALADCCGSRDYSEFSFRGGHIGIYVSARAQREVPPAIAAWLLAR, from the coding sequence ATGATCGGATTGACCTCTGAACAGATCGCTACGGAAATCGAAGCCTTCAGCGCCCGGTTGACGCAAGGTTCCCGGGTACTGGCCGGATTGGGCGAGATCGAATCCGGGGTCTCGGCGCGCGAGGTGATTTACCAGGAAGACAAGCTGACCCTGTACCGCTATCAACCCCGGGCGCAGAATCTACATCCTGTGCCGCTGCTGATCGTCTACGCGCTGGTCAATCGGCCCTATATGATGGATTTGCAGGAAGATCGCTCGATGATTCGGGGATTGCTGGACGCCGGACTGGATGTTTATCTGATCGATTGGGGTTATCCCGACGCCGGTGATCGGAGTCTGACCTTGGCGGACTACATCCATCGCTATATCGACCACTGCGTGGAGGTTCTGCGCGAACGTCATGGAACGGACGTCATTAACCTGCTGGGCGTCTGCCAGGGCGGCGCGCTGAGTCTTTGCTTCGCTGCGCTTTACCCGGCGAAAATTCGCAATCTGGTCACGATGGTGACGCCCGTGGATTTCCAGACTCCGGATAATTTACTGAGTCAACTGATCCGGTACGTTGATGTGGATCTGCTGGTCGATACCCTCGGCAATCTGCCAGGCCAGATGCTCAATTTCGCTTTCCTGTCATTGAGTCCCTTTCGCCTAGCCGGGCAAAAGTATGTCGATTTGACCGATGCTTTCGACGATGCGCAGGCGCTGAAAAACTTTCTGCGCATGGAAAAATGGATTTTCGACAGTCCGGATCAGGCTGGGGAAGCCTTTCGCCAGTTCGCTAAAGATTTCTTTCAACAGAATAAGCTGGTCAAGGGCGAAGTCGTGATTGGCGACCGGCGCGTGGATCTGCATGAGGTCGTCATGCCGGTGCTCAATGTTTACGCTACCCAGGATCATCTTGTGCCGCCGTCGGCGTCCAGGGCGTTAGCGGACTGTTGCGGAAGCCGGGACTATTCGGAGTTCTCCTTCCGGGGCGGTCACATCGGCATCTATGTCAGCGCCCGCGCCCAGCGGGAAGTGCCGCCAGCGATTGCCGCCTGGTTGCTGGCGCGTTAA
- a CDS encoding sulfurtransferase TusA family protein, with product MTVIDAELDTSGLNCPLPILKAKKALAGLQGGQTLRITATDPESVRDFATFSQQSGHELLEVQETNGQFFFLLRKRMD from the coding sequence ATGACCGTCATTGATGCTGAACTCGATACATCGGGGCTGAACTGCCCGTTGCCGATTCTCAAAGCCAAGAAGGCGCTGGCGGGTTTGCAGGGCGGACAAACGTTGCGCATAACCGCTACCGATCCGGAGTCGGTTCGGGATTTTGCAACCTTCAGCCAACAGTCGGGCCATGAATTGCTGGAGGTGCAGGAGACGAACGGACAATTCTTTTTTCTACTGCGCAAGCGTATGGATTGA
- a CDS encoding cation:proton antiporter produces the protein MDALWLALAFLLGLLSRHLGLPALVGYLAAGFALNAFGQQGSALLDHIAHAGVLLLLFSVGLKLRIKSLARPEVWAGGLLHLIISGVLLGLGFLAVVTLPAWQALVLATTLGFSSTVLAAKTLEEKVELRAFHGRLAIGILIIQDLAALALMAFAGAAAPSPWALLVLGLPLLRPLVTKILDWSGHDELLVLYGLALALVVGGLGFEHLGLSSELGALLLGVLLVGHPKAAELARAVWSLKEVLLVGFFLQIGLMGWPSLAMLGGAGLLALLLPLKAALFFFILLAFRLRARTAFLSALALTSYSEFTLIVVKFMVGNGQLEPEWLVLLAIAVALSFVITAPVNRFAHTLYERFEDWLTRFERPDHHPDEQPVSLGSTQILIIGMGDAGAAAYDFLKKRQNIPEEHKILMVSGIDSDFSKVERHLHEGRRVVYADAEDPGFWHRLRLEGIKAVILAMPDSEAKRIASRQLRRRGFPGLIGAISHYPEEESELKAAGADMTFLAFNEVGVGLAEHVWEALQKRMDQHTEEASI, from the coding sequence ATGGATGCACTCTGGCTTGCACTCGCCTTCCTATTGGGGCTACTTTCCCGCCATCTGGGCCTACCGGCGCTGGTCGGTTATCTGGCTGCCGGATTCGCGCTGAACGCCTTTGGTCAGCAAGGCAGCGCATTGCTCGACCATATCGCCCATGCCGGCGTATTGCTATTGCTGTTCAGCGTCGGTTTAAAACTGCGCATCAAAAGTCTGGCCCGTCCCGAAGTTTGGGCCGGGGGGTTGCTGCATCTGATCATCAGCGGCGTTCTACTGGGGCTGGGGTTCTTGGCGGTGGTCACTCTGCCCGCTTGGCAAGCATTAGTGCTGGCGACGACGCTGGGGTTTTCCAGTACGGTGCTGGCTGCCAAGACGCTGGAAGAAAAGGTCGAACTGCGCGCTTTTCATGGCCGGCTGGCGATTGGCATTCTGATCATTCAGGATCTGGCGGCGCTGGCGTTGATGGCTTTTGCCGGAGCTGCGGCGCCGTCGCCTTGGGCATTGCTGGTGCTGGGACTGCCGTTGCTACGACCGCTGGTGACCAAAATTCTGGACTGGAGCGGCCACGATGAACTATTGGTGCTCTACGGTCTGGCGCTGGCGCTGGTCGTAGGTGGACTGGGTTTCGAGCATCTGGGACTGAGTTCGGAACTGGGCGCGCTCCTGCTTGGCGTATTGCTGGTTGGCCATCCCAAGGCTGCAGAATTGGCCCGAGCGGTCTGGTCGCTCAAGGAAGTGCTGCTGGTGGGTTTTTTCCTGCAAATCGGCCTGATGGGTTGGCCAAGTCTGGCCATGTTAGGCGGGGCCGGGTTGCTGGCGCTGCTGCTGCCGCTGAAGGCGGCGCTGTTCTTCTTCATCCTGCTGGCGTTCCGTTTGCGGGCGAGAACTGCCTTCCTGAGCGCGCTGGCTCTGACCAGCTACAGCGAATTTACCCTGATCGTAGTGAAATTCATGGTGGGCAATGGCCAACTGGAGCCGGAATGGCTAGTGCTGCTGGCTATTGCGGTAGCGCTATCCTTTGTGATCACTGCGCCGGTTAACCGCTTTGCTCATACCTTGTACGAGCGATTCGAGGATTGGTTGACGCGCTTTGAGCGTCCCGATCATCATCCTGACGAGCAACCGGTATCGCTGGGCAGCACCCAGATTCTGATCATTGGTATGGGTGACGCCGGCGCCGCCGCTTATGACTTCCTCAAGAAACGCCAAAATATTCCTGAAGAACACAAAATCCTGATGGTATCGGGCATCGACTCGGATTTCAGCAAAGTGGAGCGGCATCTTCACGAGGGCCGGCGAGTCGTGTATGCAGACGCCGAGGATCCGGGTTTCTGGCACCGGTTACGGCTGGAAGGCATCAAGGCGGTGATATTGGCGATGCCTGATTCGGAGGCTAAGCGTATTGCCAGTCGACAACTGCGGCGTCGCGGTTTTCCAGGATTGATTGGAGCGATCAGTCATTATCCCGAGGAAGAAAGCGAACTCAAGGCGGCGGGCGCTGATATGACCTTCCTGGCGTTTAATGAAGTTGGCGTGGGTCTGGCGGAGCATGTCTGGGAGGCGCTGCAAAAGCGCATGGATCAACACACCGAAGAGGCATCAATTTGA
- the phaR gene encoding polyhydroxyalkanoate synthesis repressor PhaR has translation MSEPRIIKKYPNRRLYDTAVSSYITLEDVKQLVLDRANFHVIDARTNTDITRGILLQIISEQEEQGNPIFTTEVLAHIIRFYGDTLQGMMGNYLEKSLQAFVDQQHLFREQMRTFIGKNPLAMMTELVEHNLSLWKSVNEQLQKPYPPSAVGEFSPLVRPNPTPSGNPVNPASSSAKPEKERKSNKKDKSV, from the coding sequence ATGAGTGAACCGCGTATTATCAAGAAATACCCGAACCGCCGACTCTATGACACGGCCGTCAGCAGCTATATTACCCTGGAAGATGTCAAGCAACTGGTGCTGGATCGCGCCAATTTTCATGTCATTGACGCCCGGACCAATACCGACATCACACGCGGAATTTTACTACAGATCATCAGCGAGCAAGAGGAACAGGGCAACCCGATTTTCACCACGGAAGTCTTGGCGCACATCATTCGGTTTTACGGCGACACGCTGCAAGGCATGATGGGCAATTATCTGGAGAAAAGCCTACAGGCGTTTGTGGATCAACAGCACCTGTTTCGAGAACAGATGCGCACGTTTATCGGCAAGAATCCGCTGGCGATGATGACCGAACTGGTGGAGCATAATCTGTCGCTCTGGAAGAGCGTCAATGAACAGCTCCAGAAACCCTATCCGCCGTCCGCCGTCGGCGAATTTTCACCGCTGGTTCGACCAAACCCCACGCCGTCAGGAAATCCAGTGAACCCGGCGTCATCCTCGGCAAAGCCCGAAAAAGAACGTAAGAGTAATAAGAAAGATAAAAGCGTCTGA
- a CDS encoding DUF4214 domain-containing protein, with translation MAFQTQDAKTISWFYAAAFGRTPVPDSTATDNGDLGGLIFWTNVFIAGEGDFAQFQGNLDAIGDFFVASDEFQAKYPAALTNEQFVTALYDNMLNRAPDLAGFNFWVNELNSGQSRGAVLVDFANTEENQGAIPNQSAALDSFILFIANDNSMPNPVITPEEATTWLADNPTLDASIIDLPLDTTAPTIDADQTATYSEGSTADAILLTLDAADNVGGSGIESFAIVSGDDNHYFEIDADGNISLTAAGAAAGAASNSATVDPDTFTLGVTATDRAGNTSTAVDVVLTVADVTPPALSSALVGPTSIILAYNENLDATKLPLPTDFAVTQNGTTAVSVNSVTISGSSVTLALAAAPTGTVTVSYTPNADTGKQLQDLAGNPAVALANQATQGDTTAPILMSTEPADSATDVAVGVNIVMNFSETVKAGTGNIIIANSADGTDTRTISVTDTSQVTFSGAKMTINPTADLKANGSYTVTMGAGVVEDLVGNDFAGLSGTDLNFSTPGGGGGTEGQIFALTTSTDVIPGLIGSLGTTNTDGDDTIIGGSGSAGGSNTLGSADSINAGKGTDTLKFTSEGSGAAVSVTPNLTSVEKVFIQGLAMGGTVVNMVNATGTTEIWNERSTDAGGVLVTNVQEQAIVGVKGEITGASYYAVAFKDSLVSGANDAITIALDGATLGVLAVGDTSLANEFETLKFVGTGVNKVTTLWDSFGAALNTTKTVEFSGAGSIAIVAPLAATVTTVDATSNSGGVSVDVSATGTLMATGGSGNDTFKMGASLTTADTLAGGAGVNTIGITTGTSLVDSLKVTNFQTLDVGGADANANTYNLSKLTGITKVQVSAPTNATAGNEVIINNLAKGASIEIDASIAGALQVTGDLIINVNGAGAGSPNDTIDVLIKNKAAFDTTGNLVINDIETVNLTSDKGTTSGDVKHTIAQLTDAAATTVAVHAGSGQLAITNLETLALVLFDASAATQKVELTTGADVFTALNGVAFKLGAGNDLLDLTGATVTGDILVTGGAGGDAITLTAAGQVEKLIYTAAGQSNVGVTNSENNFDKIANFTTTEDKIDLKAFGFTGALTSALKVGAAADIDVTTGVLAAGKEANFFGAGADQRAVVIVDDGADTWVYVDANKDGSFNSGDLAIELTGLTGGTIPVLGDFTFV, from the coding sequence ATGGCTTTTCAAACTCAAGACGCTAAAACCATTAGCTGGTTCTATGCTGCTGCTTTCGGGCGGACGCCGGTGCCGGATTCGACGGCGACGGATAATGGCGACCTTGGCGGTCTGATTTTCTGGACCAATGTATTCATCGCGGGGGAGGGAGATTTCGCGCAGTTCCAGGGTAATCTCGATGCGATCGGCGACTTCTTCGTGGCGTCGGACGAGTTTCAGGCGAAGTATCCAGCCGCACTGACCAACGAACAGTTCGTGACCGCTTTGTATGACAACATGTTGAACCGCGCCCCGGATCTGGCGGGATTCAATTTTTGGGTGAATGAGCTGAACAGTGGCCAAAGCCGCGGCGCGGTGCTGGTTGATTTCGCTAATACCGAGGAAAACCAGGGCGCGATTCCCAACCAAAGCGCGGCATTGGATAGCTTTATCCTCTTCATTGCAAATGACAACAGCATGCCGAATCCGGTGATCACGCCGGAAGAGGCGACGACCTGGCTGGCGGACAACCCGACGCTGGATGCGTCTATCATCGACCTGCCGCTGGACACCACGGCTCCGACTATCGACGCCGATCAAACAGCGACCTACTCCGAGGGTTCCACCGCTGATGCGATCCTGCTTACCTTAGATGCAGCGGATAACGTGGGCGGCAGCGGCATTGAGAGCTTCGCCATCGTTAGCGGCGATGACAACCATTATTTCGAGATTGACGCCGACGGCAACATCAGCCTGACGGCGGCGGGCGCAGCAGCGGGCGCGGCGTCCAACAGCGCCACGGTCGATCCTGATACCTTTACCCTGGGTGTTACCGCGACCGACCGGGCAGGCAATACCTCGACGGCGGTCGATGTGGTCCTGACCGTAGCCGATGTTACGCCGCCGGCCCTGAGTTCGGCGCTGGTTGGGCCGACTTCGATCATTCTGGCCTACAACGAGAACCTGGACGCCACTAAACTGCCGCTGCCCACCGATTTTGCAGTGACGCAGAATGGGACGACGGCTGTTAGCGTCAACTCAGTGACCATCAGCGGCTCCTCGGTGACGCTGGCGCTGGCGGCGGCTCCGACGGGTACCGTGACGGTGTCCTACACGCCGAATGCGGATACGGGCAAGCAATTGCAGGATCTGGCAGGCAATCCAGCGGTGGCGCTGGCCAACCAGGCCACGCAGGGCGATACGACCGCGCCGATCTTGATGAGTACTGAACCGGCGGATAGCGCCACCGATGTAGCGGTGGGCGTCAATATCGTGATGAACTTCTCCGAGACAGTGAAGGCGGGGACGGGAAATATCATCATCGCCAACAGCGCCGATGGAACCGATACCCGCACGATCAGTGTCACCGATACCTCGCAGGTGACCTTCAGCGGTGCGAAGATGACCATCAACCCGACAGCCGATCTGAAGGCTAATGGCAGCTATACGGTCACGATGGGCGCGGGTGTGGTTGAAGACCTGGTCGGGAATGACTTTGCCGGTCTGAGTGGCACTGACTTGAACTTCTCCACGCCGGGCGGTGGCGGTGGCACAGAGGGCCAAATTTTTGCGCTCACTACCAGCACTGACGTTATTCCGGGACTGATCGGTTCGCTGGGCACCACAAACACTGATGGCGATGACACGATTATCGGTGGATCGGGTTCCGCCGGTGGTAGCAACACGCTAGGTTCCGCTGATAGCATTAATGCAGGCAAGGGTACTGACACTCTCAAGTTCACATCGGAGGGTAGTGGTGCCGCTGTCAGCGTCACACCGAACCTGACCTCGGTGGAAAAGGTGTTCATCCAGGGTCTCGCCATGGGCGGCACTGTTGTTAATATGGTGAATGCAACGGGTACAACCGAGATCTGGAACGAACGTTCTACGGATGCGGGCGGCGTGCTCGTCACCAATGTTCAGGAACAGGCAATTGTCGGCGTCAAGGGCGAAATTACTGGTGCAAGTTATTATGCGGTTGCGTTTAAGGACAGCCTGGTTTCCGGCGCAAATGATGCGATTACTATCGCCCTGGATGGCGCCACGCTTGGTGTCTTGGCGGTAGGCGACACAAGTTTAGCTAACGAGTTTGAGACGCTGAAATTCGTTGGAACTGGCGTTAATAAGGTTACCACCCTGTGGGATAGTTTCGGTGCTGCTCTGAACACCACCAAAACCGTGGAATTTTCCGGTGCGGGTTCTATTGCTATTGTAGCTCCGCTTGCCGCGACCGTCACCACGGTTGACGCAACCAGCAATAGCGGCGGCGTATCGGTGGATGTGAGCGCTACGGGCACTTTGATGGCAACTGGCGGCTCGGGCAATGACACCTTTAAAATGGGCGCCAGCCTAACGACCGCTGATACGTTAGCAGGCGGTGCGGGCGTTAATACCATCGGCATTACTACCGGCACGTCATTGGTGGATAGCTTGAAAGTCACCAACTTCCAGACCTTGGACGTGGGTGGCGCTGATGCCAACGCGAATACCTACAACCTGTCGAAGCTGACTGGCATCACCAAGGTACAGGTAAGCGCTCCTACGAACGCGACAGCCGGTAACGAGGTAATTATTAACAACCTCGCTAAAGGCGCAAGCATTGAGATTGACGCTTCGATTGCGGGTGCATTGCAGGTAACGGGTGACTTGATTATCAATGTTAATGGCGCGGGCGCTGGTAGCCCGAACGATACGATCGATGTTCTGATCAAGAACAAGGCGGCCTTCGATACCACGGGTAACTTGGTCATCAACGACATCGAGACGGTCAACTTGACCTCTGACAAGGGGACTACCAGCGGCGATGTTAAGCACACGATTGCACAACTGACGGACGCAGCTGCAACTACGGTTGCGGTTCATGCCGGTTCTGGTCAGCTCGCCATCACCAACTTGGAAACATTGGCTTTGGTGCTGTTCGACGCCTCTGCGGCTACGCAAAAGGTTGAATTGACCACGGGTGCTGATGTCTTCACGGCGCTTAACGGCGTAGCCTTCAAGCTGGGGGCTGGTAACGACCTGCTGGACCTGACGGGCGCTACAGTGACTGGCGATATTCTCGTCACCGGCGGCGCTGGGGGTGACGCGATCACCCTGACGGCGGCTGGTCAGGTGGAAAAGTTGATTTATACCGCTGCGGGTCAATCCAATGTAGGCGTGACCAACAGTGAAAACAACTTTGATAAAATCGCTAACTTCACGACGACTGAGGACAAGATTGACCTGAAGGCTTTTGGGTTCACCGGCGCTTTGACCAGTGCCTTGAAGGTTGGTGCAGCGGCTGACATTGATGTGACTACGGGTGTGCTGGCAGCGGGCAAGGAAGCAAATTTCTTCGGTGCAGGCGCAGATCAACGCGCAGTAGTCATTGTCGATGATGGTGCTGACACGTGGGTTTATGTGGATGCTAACAAGGACGGTAGCTTTAACAGTGGCGATCTTGCCATTGAGTTGACTGGATTGACCGGAGGGACCATACCGGTTCTGGGTGACTTTACATTTGTCTAA
- the phbB gene encoding acetoacetyl-CoA reductase — translation MSRVAVVTGGIGGLGTAMCKALVEQGRKAVAVDYSGLSAEVVDKWKADRKAEGLDIPVYLADVTDFDSCAEACKKIEAEVGPIEILVNNAGITRDAMFHKMTPEQWHAVINTNLNSIFNMTKQVYGKMVERNWGRIVNISSVNGIKGQAGQANYSATKAAVYGFTKSLAQECAKKGVTVNSISPGYIGTEMVRAIREDVLAKIVGTIPVGRLGEPSEIARTVAFMTAEDAGFLTGEDVTVNGGLYFR, via the coding sequence ATGTCCCGAGTTGCAGTGGTTACTGGTGGTATCGGTGGTTTGGGCACGGCGATGTGCAAGGCGCTGGTTGAACAGGGCCGGAAGGCGGTAGCGGTTGATTACAGCGGTCTCTCCGCGGAAGTCGTGGACAAGTGGAAGGCCGACCGCAAGGCCGAAGGTCTGGATATCCCGGTCTATCTGGCTGACGTTACCGATTTCGATTCCTGCGCCGAAGCGTGCAAGAAGATCGAAGCGGAAGTCGGACCGATTGAAATCCTGGTCAACAACGCCGGCATCACCCGTGACGCCATGTTCCACAAGATGACCCCGGAACAGTGGCATGCCGTCATCAACACCAACCTGAACAGCATCTTCAACATGACCAAGCAGGTCTATGGGAAGATGGTGGAGCGGAACTGGGGCCGCATCGTCAATATTTCTTCGGTCAATGGCATCAAAGGCCAGGCCGGTCAGGCTAACTACTCCGCAACCAAAGCGGCGGTTTATGGCTTCACCAAGTCATTGGCCCAGGAATGCGCCAAGAAGGGCGTCACCGTCAACTCCATTTCTCCGGGCTACATCGGCACCGAAATGGTGCGGGCCATCCGCGAGGATGTGCTGGCGAAAATCGTCGGGACCATTCCTGTCGGTCGTTTGGGCGAACCGTCCGAAATCGCTCGCACGGTTGCCTTCATGACTGCCGAAGACGCCGGTTTCCTGACCGGCGAAGACGTTACCGTTAACGGCGGCCTCTACTTCCGCTAG
- a CDS encoding M48 family metallopeptidase yields MSHRLPPLMLSLILSLTPSAPATAQSILLPDIGDPSSVYFGANDEQKLGLEIMRKLRDRGAVLDDAQLTQYLNSIGQSIVTYADQNGAPYTFFMVRDSSINAFALPHNFIGVNAGLLLATQREDELAGVIAHEIAHVSQRHIVRAMADMQRLSLPMAAAMLAGAALAASGSSQVGQAAMVGSMAASAQHQISFTRANEQEADRIGMQFLAKAGFDPKGMTDFFGKLERLSSGEARNQIPEMLLTHPRPENRAADTQDRILLPPVRQAAPRDRQAYALAKARTQVLVTEDTHTLIRELETRLTRGDFTNEMAERYAYALALRQAGRYDDAQQQVARLLRNNPDRLAFRIEAAEIALAKGDRARAWRLFEDTCRLYPDDFTLAMHYGSALTTQGNPQRAMQLLQPHLRRHPNDPQLYATYAQAAQRAGDRAATYATMAEYYYLNGELLAAVDQLEAGLRNPGLSPNQEAQLRARLKLFKAEALAQDLPVSKSTTP; encoded by the coding sequence ATGTCGCATCGCTTGCCGCCTCTAATGCTGAGCCTGATTCTAAGCCTGACGCCCAGCGCGCCCGCGACGGCGCAGTCGATTCTGTTGCCGGATATCGGCGATCCATCCAGCGTCTATTTCGGCGCCAATGACGAACAGAAACTGGGCCTGGAAATCATGCGGAAATTGCGTGATCGCGGCGCAGTGCTGGATGACGCGCAACTGACTCAGTATCTGAACTCGATCGGCCAAAGCATTGTCACCTACGCCGACCAGAATGGCGCGCCCTACACTTTTTTCATGGTGCGTGATTCCAGCATCAATGCCTTCGCATTGCCGCATAACTTCATTGGCGTCAATGCCGGCCTGTTGCTGGCGACCCAGCGTGAAGACGAACTGGCCGGAGTGATCGCCCATGAAATCGCCCATGTCTCCCAGCGGCACATTGTCCGCGCTATGGCCGATATGCAGCGCCTGAGCTTGCCGATGGCGGCGGCTATGCTGGCGGGCGCAGCACTGGCCGCATCCGGCAGCAGTCAGGTCGGCCAGGCGGCGATGGTCGGTTCCATGGCCGCCAGCGCCCAGCATCAAATCAGTTTTACGCGCGCCAACGAACAGGAAGCCGACCGCATCGGCATGCAATTTCTGGCCAAGGCGGGTTTTGATCCCAAAGGGATGACTGACTTTTTTGGCAAACTGGAGCGTTTATCCAGTGGGGAAGCGCGCAACCAGATTCCCGAAATGCTGTTGACCCATCCCCGTCCGGAAAACCGCGCCGCCGATACGCAGGACCGCATCCTTCTGCCGCCGGTGCGCCAAGCCGCTCCGCGTGACCGCCAAGCCTATGCATTGGCCAAAGCCCGAACCCAAGTATTGGTGACCGAGGATACCCATACGCTGATCCGCGAATTGGAAACCCGGCTGACCCGAGGTGATTTTACTAATGAAATGGCCGAGCGCTACGCCTACGCCCTGGCGCTGCGTCAGGCCGGTCGTTACGACGACGCCCAGCAGCAGGTCGCCCGCCTGCTGCGCAATAATCCAGACCGGTTGGCGTTCCGCATCGAGGCTGCGGAAATCGCCCTGGCTAAAGGCGACCGGGCGCGAGCCTGGCGCTTGTTTGAAGACACCTGTCGGCTTTATCCTGATGACTTTACTTTGGCAATGCACTATGGCTCAGCGTTGACCACCCAGGGCAATCCCCAACGCGCCATGCAATTGCTACAGCCGCATTTGCGCCGCCATCCCAACGATCCGCAGCTGTACGCCACCTATGCGCAGGCGGCGCAACGAGCAGGGGACCGGGCGGCGACTTACGCAACTATGGCTGAATATTACTACCTGAATGGCGAATTGCTGGCGGCAGTGGATCAACTGGAGGCCGGTTTACGCAATCCAGGATTGTCCCCGAATCAGGAGGCGCAGTTGCGCGCCCGGCTGAAACTGTTCAAAGCGGAAGCCCTGGCTCAAGACCTGCCAGTCTCTAAATCAACGACACCCTGA